The genomic interval TGGATACTcgatcaataataataatatactttctGAGCAATATTTCTGATCTGGATACCATGAGTTTCATTCTAATTCTTATCAACTTTCGCTAGGTTCGGCTTTTTCTTAACTAACATTCCTTTCGGGGCTCACTTGTTTTTAAGGTTTTATTATCATTCCACGTACTTCACTAAGTGTGTGACCAAACAGTCATTCTACTTAGTAGCCGCTTAAGACTGTTGCCTTTTGTTTTTCCTGATCTAATATCGCCTCAAATACGATGATAACTGGTATGAATATCTCTAGTGTGACCATAAAACCTAACGCCCGTTTGGCTAAACCAAGTCAAGGTAGTCTCAGATACGGAGAGAATGGGATTTGGGGGGAGCGAATCAGGGGAAGCCTGAACAACAACAATGTTTGGGTCAAAAAGGTAGTGAAAGGAGTCAGTAGAGCCAAACCCGCTGTTGTTTTTGCTCTTCTTACATCAAATAACACCAAGGAGACTCTGGTAAATTTTTCTGTGATCACTTTGATGTCTGTTTTTTTGTTCTACTTATAGAGTTTCGTCTTCTTAAATATATAGTAACTCTTGATCTCTAATTCATTGTCAGAGACAGACCCTTCAAGTCCCTCAATTTCATAGACGAAGAGCGGACCCGAAAAATGTTGCTGCAATCATTTTGGGAGGAGGGGCAGGGACTCAGCTCTTTCCTCTTACGAGACGAGCTGCGACACCTGCTGTAAGAGATAATACTGCTCATAGTTTTTTCTTTAACTATTTAACGAGATcatattgttttaattttttttttctatatcttATATTATATCCAATACGTTCGTAATGACAACACATGGTTAGGAGTTTTTAATGATGAATGTTTTGAATTGCAGGTCCCGGTTGGAGGATGCTATAGGCTCATAGATATTCCCATGAGCAATTGCATCAATAGTGGCATAAACAAGATCTTTGTACTGACCCAGTTCAATTCTGCTTCTCTCAATCGTCACATCGCCCGAACATACTTTGGAAATGGCATCAATTTTGGTGATGGTTTTGTGGAGGTATGAAAACCCTTTAAGCATATGAAATTTCCATGTCCTTCGTGTCAGTCATTGATTTGGTAGTTAGATTGCCCTTGATCAGATTCATAGTTGTAGATGATACAGTTAAGGAGCacaatttatcattttatattgtcattatcattattattattattattatttaaaaaaaaaattaaaaacctcTTGATTGTGCATTGAGGAAATTATTTTTGGGATATTTACAGATAAATCACTTTTGACAGTACTCTTGTAGCAGAATGATATGTCTGTGGAAATTTTACctattaatatgaataaaataagcTAGGTGCATTGCatatgtatgttgattttttggTGGCTTAAAAGGTCAATTCACTTCATGGATAGGTCTTAGCAGCTACTCAAACACAAGGAGAGGCAGGAATGAAGTGGTTCCAAGGGACCGCAGATGCTGTGAGGCAATTTACGTGGGTGTTTGAGGTTTGTGTGAAGTTTCCCAAAGCTTTTACCATATTTAAGGAGGAAAGAAGAATATGACCTTGCaaagaattttttcttttttcagctTCAAAATGAAATTGTCTCACATAACATTGTCAATTCTTTTAGGATGCCAAGAACCGAAACATTGAGAACATTCTAATTTTGTCTGGTGATCATCTTTACCGGATGGATTATATGGACTTTGTGCAGGTACAAGACAATGAAATTTCTTTTAACATAGAACTATTGatttataattgaattatataCTTATTTACAATAAATTTACAGAGCCACATCGACAGAAATGCTGATATCACAATTTCTTGTGCAGCAGTAGATGACAGGTCTGATTAGCCttcttttgtctttttttttttgttgatttattcattgaatattttttttatatgaagatcaTATGAACTTTATCTAggtttttaattgtaattttaatCTACTTCTTTCTGGTTAATTCAGAAGAGAAAGATCAATGATAATTTGGATAATAACAATGTTACCTTTTGGATCAACTTCTACttcttaaataaaatttatagtcGAACCAATTGTTTTCAGACGTGCATCAGATTATGGACTGGTAAAGGTGGACAGCCGAGGGCGTATTTCCCAGTTTGCTGAAAAACCATCAGGTGCTGATCTCAAAGCAATGGTGAGCAAGCAATGGATATCTCATCCGCACTGCGCACTGCCTTCAGATTTTTCAGTTTGATTGTTTCTAGAGTTTATTGGCTTCAATAAAAACTAAGCACTCATAGATTTAATTGTTTCAATTTCGATAAAACTATAAATCATCATTAAGTACGCACTGCAAATTGCAGAAAAACTTCGTACTAGTATTAGTTTATTTGAGATATTCTAGCTGACAAAATAAATCAGAGTCATAGTTGGACTTTGATAACAATGTGTATTTATTACTTACGTTCAGAATTTATTTACCTTATAACATTTTAATCTACGGTGGTTTTATTACCATTTGAAATATTGTACTCTGCTCATATATAGACATTCTTTGCTTGCTTTCTACAGCAAGCAGATACCACTCTTCTAGGGCTGTCCAAACAAGATGCCATGACATCACCATACATTGCATCCATGGGAGTTTATGCATTTAAGACAGAAATTTTGCTAAAGCTCCTACGGTGGAGATATCCTACATCTAATGACTTTGGATCAGAAATTATCCCTGCAGCTGTGAAGGAGCATGATGTTCAAGTAAGAGAATCAATCTTTAAATTGTCACTTCAGTTTTTATTATACTGGAACTGGATTCTCAATTTAGAGTTTCTAACTTTTGATTTAAGTACTAAGAAATTACATTCATTTTACTTTGATAGGCCTATTTATTCAGTGACTATTGGGAGGATATTGGGACCATAAAGACGTTCTATGATGCCAACTTAGCCCTTACTGACAAGGTAATCTCCATTATAGATGTTTCAATTCATTGGATATTTTCTAGTTTAATTGGTTCAAGCTCGCATGTTCTTAGGTTTCATATCAATGGTATGCTAGAACCATCCAATAAGATACTACTTTCTAGCTCTTCCTTATAAAACAAATATGGTGTCCATCGAATGATTTTCTTACCAACTAAAGCATTTAAAGGCTACTTTCGTGTAGCAGATTGTTGATACGACTCTACCATAATGTTCCTTTTAGTAACTTGTAGTTACTCACATTAACTTCAAATGTGACGAAACTAACAAAATTTAATAGACCATCTCTTTTTTAATGCAGATTccaaagtttgagttttatgATCCCAAAACACCTTTTTTCACGTCTCCTCGATTCTTACCTCCAACCAAGATAGACAAGTGTCGGGTATGCTTATCAAATTTGGTTCAGTTTCTGTCTTATTTCACTGCAGTCTATTTATGTTTCAGTCGGGTGTGTAGATTGTGGATGCTATAATCTCACACGGATGTTTCTTGAGAGAATGTAGTGTCGAACATTCCATTGTGGGTGAACGCTCACGATTGGACTATGGTGTAGAGCTTAAGGTAAATCATCACAAATTTCAGAAAGAGTCGTTAGTTGTTTTTCGGATGCATTCCCTATGGCTAAACTTGTTTTGTTCAATGGTCATGTTCGATTACAGGACACCATAATGATGGGTGCAGACTACTACCAAACTGAATCTGAGATTGCATCTCTGTTGGCTGAGGGGAAGGTTCCTATTGGCATAGGACAGAACACGAAAACTAGGTAACTCAGACATGAATATTGGCCTGTGATGTAACTCTAATATTAAGGTTCTTCATCAGATTTTAGAGTTAAGGTCCTGACTAATTGTCTCTTTCTCAGGAACTGTATCATCGATAAGAATGCAAAGATTGGAAAGGATGTGATCATCATGAACAGAGATGTAAGCGCAGCTGCATATCGCTATTTAAGTTGTATGTAACTATGaaaggattttttttctttcttttgtgcttaatttcatcatctttttctAGGGAGTTGAAGAAGCAGATAGACCGGAAGAGGGATTTCATATTCGGTCTGGAATCACCATCGTAGTAGAGAAAGCAGCTATAAAAGATGGAACTGTCATATAGATGTCTGATACTCCTAGTAGAGAAATTCTGGAAACGAACATATCAAAGCTGCTAGGAGAAATGTCGACATTTTGATGCATGGAAAGGCAACCTTTGGGGCTTGTTTGTAAACTGGAAAAATCTGTTAGTGCTAGTGCTTGTGAAAATAAGCCTGTGATGCGAGTCTATCCAACCAGATACTGGAATATTACCCAAATAAATTCATAGGCCCGCTGGCTGCATTCCTCATTATTGAATAAAAACGTCGTATCCAGCTGTGCAATATTGGtttcatttataaataaaagcAGTGAGTCTTTGTAGTAAGATCAAAAATAGAACTTCatgtttgttttttctttttgataagcAGTAGAGACCTTGCTTATTTCTCTACATTAAAGGCAGTGAGTCAGTGATCACGTAGTTGCGTCCAACTTAGGACGTAGGAAGGCTACCTGATATGGACAATTTACAGTTACACTTTGCAGTGGTTTTTGCTATTTAATTTACTAAAATAACGTATTAGTTTTATACAACTGCCgctaaacttatttttttttttttttgcatgtaagtaattttttgtagcattaatacaaatataagtttttattttgcaaaactAAAGTTGAAGCCACGCACCATCTCCAGAGGCTGCGATTCTAACAAAGAAGAAAGATAGAAGAAAAAAGTGGTATGAAGCTTTACGTACAAAATCATCTCCTTCGGCTCcaacaaattttcaaaaatcattGAAAGAGTTACTGACCTTTGGCTCAAGAGAATGACTtagaggaagaggaagagagattGGGATTTGGGTTGCGAAGGGGGCATAGCAGAGATTGCGATATGGTTAATGGTTATTCTAGGTTGCGATgggttgcaatttaggttgcgaCAGAGCATGACTGAGATTGTGATATGGTTTAAAGGTGATTTAGGATTGCGACTAAGCATGATTGAGATTGTGATATTAATGGTGATTTAGgattgcgatttaggttgcaaTATTGGTGGCGATTTGTGCGGCAATATCAATTGAACCTTTTTAGTTTTGTTTAGAAAATCAtgctgggttttatgccctaaataaaactccatttcaatataatctattttattcaacatcaattgTGTATGTTTTAGTTCtttttatcaattgcttgtctatttgatttataaattcatcttaaacccttttcacatacttgatcctgttgaataaagtttcctagatttatcagacacagggttttactgatatgataatctacaacaagagtttacttgcatttggagaaatgctatgttctttccagaacattggttaaagtaaagctcaggttggatgcatggagtatgcatcggaagggaccgatattgaactttgacttagatttattaaacttaccgtaaaatctattcaagtcaatatcgcttagttgatcctagatcaaatgttcttaatcctgttatgattaggctcaatcttgaaaggctattcgtgttctttgatttgttagttaaacctacttttaggtcagggtggatacgtacattttgggaacacggtagtgcaattgagtgggagcgctgacataaacatggaatctataacttctatctggcgaatagtaagcaaaggatgatctccttcgagcttgaccaaacgaacataaatggtggagtactcatttcacataagctgaaatatcatttatacggggtcaagtgttttaaggataaaatacatagtagggtgtaacggtaatctaatccctttacagtgtagatcattcttatagaggatcattgatcaaattaggattataacaatggataactaatgatgtgtctatatggtggaacatatagagcattctatatactgagagtgcaattctaagttctatgcgtggattcaacgaagaattaataagttagtgaattttagtgataaattcttgatctacttattggaagctcggttatatagacccatggtccccgcactagttgagataatattgtttgtaagactcgtgtgattggttttgattaatcaattataattctcaaattagactatgtctatttgtgaaattttcactaagtaagggcgaaattgtaaagaaagagttattaggggcatatttgttaattatgatactttgtatggttcaattaataaatatgataaatgacaatattatttaataattatttatagttattaaatagttagaattggcatttaaatggttgaattagaaaattggcgtttttgagaaaatcagatacaaaagtgataaactgcaaaattgcaaaaagtgaggcccaaatccaataagccatggccggccacttttataggatttatcctctgatattttcattattttaatgccaaataattcaaacctaaccctagtggaatgctataaatagatagtgaaggcttcaggaaaattacacttttcattcagaaaaacctgagcctctctctctacctttggccgccactctctctctctcttcttccttagtatTTCGataccccttagtgattagagtagtgcccacacacagcaagcaatacctcaatcatagtgaggaacatcgtgaagaaagattttcagcaaaaggagtttcagcatcaaagattcagagaaagagatccaggttcagatcttgataatactctgcgacagaaaggatacaagggttagagatctgaacggaaggagtcatttaattccactgcacccaatgtaaggtttcctaaactttatatgtgtttatttcatcgttttagaaagttcatatttagggtgttaatcaacatacttgttagtagatctaagatcctggtaaaataatttccaacaactggcctcagagccatggtaattgatttgcttgcaagaaatttggactttaaaacgattgtttgatgttttggatggtatcatgttgtattgagtgttatttgattattgattattgatgtttgtgaattttcgtgcaaaataattgaatatctgtttctggaattatttttatacgatagtatggaaaaaaattaagcaagttacttttttacaaaactcaatttcgatttaacttccgattttttgtgtagttctgtatttatacatttactattcctaattcaattctaattatcataattaatttttttaatattttttaaatttaattcatgatatgagtgtaatttgaatttgaaaaatagtaaatatctatcttttttgcttaattatctatcttatttttaaatttgattatatcttatcttatttttaaatttaaggtcagattttaattttttttgaattaaatcttttttaaataatttgaccttatttaaattttaaaataagataactataatcatgtaattttaaatagatgtaagatattttgctaacttttaaattttgttattttatttatttaaattacatttaaaatctgaaaaatatattcatttatctttttttaatttttatttataaaataacattaaattttttaaatagtagttagcaaattttgaaatgatatttaggttggttgaaacttaatttttcaaaattgtaggtttaatttaaatatttttttttaaatttcgaaatttttcaatttttttttttaaattttcgaaaataattttttatttatttaattaattattttttcgaaattatttatttaaaattaaataaatctgacatccaactatccagctaactttgttgcaggagtatgtgttttagcttgtttgtaagtttttaaaacctattattacttgattgcaaatagccatggttaactttttgccagatctaataatgtgatggctcccttggtcaagtaaataatttgtaataggtaaatttacaatcttctttcatctgtgtatgacctagcaacatgataggacccatccaaagtatgcctgtgtgagcctatgtgtttaatttcattatagatgcatataggttgttgttgctaaataaaatgtcatagttcttgatagattttatttaggcccatttagtttttgggcctactcaattaataacagttgttcattttaaggttaaattcctctcttttgggccttgtgtgagagttgggagtcatagaagtgggtacgacatactgaacccagcaccccctcacatgaaccaccccaattgtgaaggcccatttgcctgatttgaataactgtactaggttaattaaattagtttaacctaataaaattgattagcaacataattaatttcatttattttgaaattaatttaagaaaaccatagtttaaagaattttatattctaagctaaactatatgtattttcttgtatttaattaaatatagaattataaccatctagat from Cannabis sativa cultivar Pink pepper isolate KNU-18-1 chromosome 4, ASM2916894v1, whole genome shotgun sequence carries:
- the LOC115712818 gene encoding glucose-1-phosphate adenylyltransferase large subunit 1 isoform X2 gives rise to the protein MITGMNISSVTIKPNARLAKPSQGSLRYGENGIWGERIRGSLNNNNVWVKKVVKGVSRAKPAVVFALLTSNNTKETLRQTLQVPQFHRRRADPKNVAAIILGGGAGTQLFPLTRRAATPAVPVGGCYRLIDIPMSNCINSGINKIFVLTQFNSASLNRHIARTYFGNGINFGDGFVEVLAATQTQGEAGMKWFQGTADAVRQFTWVFEDAKNRNIENILILSGDHLYRMDYMDFVQSHIDRNADITISCAAVDDRRASDYGLVKVDSRGRISQFAEKPSGADLKAMQADTTLLGLSKQDAMTSPYIASMGVYAFKTEILLKLLRWRYPTSNDFGSEIIPAAVKEHDVQAYLFSDYWEDIGTIKTFYDANLALTDKIPKFEFYDPKTPFFTSPRFLPPTKIDKCRIVDAIISHGCFLRECSVEHSIVGERSRLDYGVELKDTIMMGADYYQTESEIASLLAEGKVPIGIGQNTKTRNCIIDKNAKIGKDVIIMNRDGVEEADRPEEGFHIRSGITIVVEKAAIKDGTVI
- the LOC115712818 gene encoding glucose-1-phosphate adenylyltransferase large subunit 1 isoform X1, with product MITGMNISSVTIKPNARLAKPSQGSLRYGENGIWGERIRGSLNNNNVWVKKVVKGVSRAKPAVVFALLTSNNTKETLRQTLQVPQFHRRRADPKNVAAIILGGGAGTQLFPLTRRAATPAVPVGGCYRLIDIPMSNCINSGINKIFVLTQFNSASLNRHIARTYFGNGINFGDGFVEVLAATQTQGEAGMKWFQGTADAVRQFTWVFEDAKNRNIENILILSGDHLYRMDYMDFVQSHIDRNADITISCAAVDDRRASDYGLVKVDSRGRISQFAEKPSGADLKAMTFFACFLQQADTTLLGLSKQDAMTSPYIASMGVYAFKTEILLKLLRWRYPTSNDFGSEIIPAAVKEHDVQAYLFSDYWEDIGTIKTFYDANLALTDKIPKFEFYDPKTPFFTSPRFLPPTKIDKCRIVDAIISHGCFLRECSVEHSIVGERSRLDYGVELKDTIMMGADYYQTESEIASLLAEGKVPIGIGQNTKTRNCIIDKNAKIGKDVIIMNRDGVEEADRPEEGFHIRSGITIVVEKAAIKDGTVI